A section of the Suncus etruscus isolate mSunEtr1 chromosome X, mSunEtr1.pri.cur, whole genome shotgun sequence genome encodes:
- the S100G gene encoding protein S100-G, whose protein sequence is MCAQKSPEELKKIFEKYAAREGDPDQLSKEELKLLVQTEFPSLLKGQNTLDELFKELDKNGDGEVSFQEFQVLVKKISQ, encoded by the exons ATGTGTGCCCAAAAGTCTCCTGAGGAACTGAAGAAAATTTTCGAGAAGTACGCGGCCCGCGAAGGTGATCCAGACCAGCTGTCAAAGGAAGAGCTGAAGCTCCTGGTTCAGACTGAATTCCCCAGCTTGCTGAAG GGTCAGAACACCCTAGATGAACTCTTCAAGGAACTGGACAAGAATGGAGATGGAGAAGTTAGCTTCCAAGAATTCCAAGTGTTAGTGAAAAAGATCTCCCAATGA